The sequence GTGGGACGAGCCCGAGGACTGCGACGACTCGAAGCCGGATGTGCACCCGGGTGCCGTGGAGTCTTGCGGTGCCACCGTGGACATCAACTGCAACAAGCTGGTGGGCTGCCAGGAGGCAGGCTGCGGGGGCAAGTCGTGCGACGACAGCAGTGCCTGCACCACGGGAGACCACTGCGAGGGTTCAGGCCTGGACGCGAAGTGCATGCCTGGTCAGACGAAGACGTGCACGCAGCCCACGGGCATCTGTGATGCGCCCCAGGCATGCAATCCCAACACAGGTGCATGCGAGGCCCAGGCGGTCCCGACTGGAAAGAGCTGCGACGACGGGAACAATTGCACGGACATGGACGCCTGCGGAGCCGATGGGAAATGCGCAGGCACCGCTCGCACGTGCGTCTCCAACGGACAATGCGTGCAGAATCAAGGCACTTGCAACCCGATCACCGGAGCCTGTGTCTTCACTCCGCTTCCGAACACGACCTCCTGTCAGGACCCGCTGACGTGCACCACCTCGGACCGCTGTGACGGAAGCGGCAACTGCGTGGGCACCCCTGGGACTTGCGCTCCCCCTCCGTGCTACCGCGTGAAGCAGCAGTGCACGGCCAGCACCGAGTGTGAGTACGAGGTGGACCTCAACGCCGCATGCAGCACGTCCGGTGGCGTCCCCGGCGTGTGCTCGGCAACGGCCGAGTGCAGCCCCTTCCCCTACCGGCCCTCCAACTTCGACCCGAATGCCGTCGTGGCGGCGGACATCGGGGAGTTGAAGACCAGCGCGAACGTGACGTTCAACACCGCCGACCAGACCTGGTCGCCGTCGAGCGCGGTCACGACGCTGGCCAGCCTGCACGTCATGACGATCACCCAGGGTGCCGGAAATCCCCCGGCGCTCCTCATCCCGGTGAAGGCCCTGGAATTGAATGGCAGCCTCACCATCACCGGCCCCCTCCCTGTCATCCTGGCCGTCTACGGCGCGGCGACCGTGGACCAGTCCATCCTGGCCACCGGCAGCATCTTGAATCCCAACTTGGCCTGCGGCGCGTCCCAGGGCACCGCGGGCACCTTCGGCGGCGATACGGGCGGCGGGGGTGGCGGAGGCGGCAATACCACCGCGGGCGGGAATGGCGGCAAGGGCTATGACAATGATCAGCCTCAAGGTGGGGCCGGCGTCCTCCGGCCTTCCGGGCTTGAACCGCTCCTGGGAGGCTGCCCGGGGGGAAATGGTGGAAGCGGGGGACCTTCGTCCGCGGGAGGCAAGGGCGGAGCGGGAGGTGGTGCCATCCAGCTCTCCGTCGCTCGCACCCTGACCATTTCGAAAATGGTCTCCGCGAGCGGGAACGGGGGTGAAGGCGGCAAGGCGGGCGGGGGCAAGGGAGCTGGCGGCGGAGGCGGCGGCAGCGGTGGACGGATCGTTCTGGAAGCCTTGCAGCTGTCGCTGACTTCCGCCGCGCGTATCACCGCAAATGGCGGCGCTGGCGGCGAGGGAGGTTCCAGCGCCAACAATGCTGGCGAGAATGGCTCCAGCGGCAGCCAGGACACGTCCATTCCCGCGAGTGGCGGAAGCGGCGGAGCCGTGACGGGAGGAGACGGCGGCGACGGCGGCACAGGCACGGTTGGCCCGGGTAAAGGCATTAGTGGAAGCAGGGATGGTTTCAGCGGCACCGAGGGCGGCGGCGGTGGTGGTGGTGGCAGTGTGGGCTCCATCCACCTGCGCAGCGTCCAGAGCTGCACCCTGCCCGTCGGTCACGTCATCAGCCCCCCAGCCACGGGCGGCTGCGTGGCCCCCTGAGTTGTCCTTTCCCGTGTAATTCCAGCAAAGAGGGAGGACGAGTACAGTGCGGCACCATGCGTCTGATTTGTCTATTGACCTGCGTGGTGCTGCTGTCCGCCTGTCGGATGAAAGACCCGGCTGAGGGCGTCCTTCGCTTGACGGTGAAGTATCCCTCCTACACGCCCCAGTGTCTCCGCGTGGAGGTAGGCGACGGTCACAACCAGGTGGGCACCGACCTTCCCTCCAGCCAGGCCAAGGACCCTGACGCGAAGGAGGTCCAGGTCGCGATGGTCCGCAAGCCGGGGTGGGGGAATCGGCTGAACGTGAAGGTGACCTCGTTCGCAGCCTTCAGCGGCATTCAATGCGCAGGCTCGGTCGTGGAAGCCCACGAGGATCGCGCGTTGGATGCGCCTCCTGGAAAGTCCATCGACTGGACCGTCACGCTCCAAGGCCAGCAGGCGGCGGACGCGGATGGTGACGGTTTCGTCCCAGGCATGCCCGGAGTGGAGTCGCCCGACTGTGACGATACCCGCGCGGACGTCCATCCGGGCGCTGAGGAGAAATGCGACACGGCAGTCGACTTTGACTGTGACGGCAGGAAGGCATGCGCGGATCCGGACTGCTCCGACAAGACGTGTACGGACGGGGACCTGTGCACCCAGGGCAAGCGGTGCGTTGGCGTGGGCGTTATGGCCGAGTGTGGGGGCGGCGAGCCGAAGTGCAAACAGACCGGGGGCCCGTGTCAGTCGGCCGTGCGGTGCGAGGCCTCCACGGGTGAATGCATTGATGAGACGGTGGACGAGGGAACAGCCTGTGATCCTGGCGACAAGTGCGTGAACAATGGCCGGTGCACTGCCGACAAGCGGTGCGTGGGTGACGTAAAGACGTGCAACACACCGTTGGACGCCCAGTGCCAGGAGTCCACGGGAACCTGCAACTCGACCAATGGCCTATGTGCGTACGCCCCCAAGCCGGTCACCACGTCCTGCGTGGATGGCAATGTCTGCAACGATTCAGGATTCTGCAATGGCAGCGGTGCATGCAACGGCACGCCCACGCCCTGCCCGCCCAAGGAGTGCAACAGCGTCGCCGGCTGTACGCGCAATGCCTCCTGCATCTACGCGCCTGATACGGCACAACTCAACCTGCCCTGCAGCGAGGACAACTCGGGAGCCCCACGCGTGTGCCGTGCGGATGGCCAGTGCGTCGCGTTCCCCTACACACCCGCAAACTTCGATCCGAATGCGATTCCAGGCGGGCAGATTGGTGAACTGAGGACCACCGGGGCGGTGGTGTTCGATACGGACACGAGAACTTGGACCCCCTCTGCGGCCGGTCCCAATGTGGAGAATCTCACCATCAGAACCGTTACCCAGGCTGGAGGCGCCCCGGAGGCCCTGCTCATCCCGGTGAGGGCCCTGGTCCTCGGCGGTGAACTGCGCATCGTGGGCAGCCGCCCGGTCATCCTCGCGGTGTATGGCGATGTGGCGTTGAACCACGACATCCTCGCTAGCGGGCGCATCGTGAACGGTGCGCCGGTTCCAGGCGCAGGCGGTACTCAGCAGTGCGGGACATCAACTGGAAAGAACGGGACGTTCAGCGGTGGCGAGGGTGGCGGCGGCGGTGGAGCGGGCGGTGCGACGGCCGGTGCTATTGGCGGCAGGGGCTACGACAACGGTGCCACGCAGGGTGACGCGGGCGCGCAGCAGGCCTCCGTCATCACGCCGCTCCTCGGAGGATGTGCGGGAGGCAGTGGCGCAGGCATGGGCGGCACGAGCGGTGGGTTGGGCGGCGCCGGAGGTGGCGCACTCCAGCTCTCCGTCGCGAGGACCCTGACCCTCGGCAAGGCCCTTTCCGTGAGCGGCAGCGGCGGCTTAGGAGGCCAGGCAACTGTTTCGCCCGCCCAGGCGGCAGGTGGTGGAGGCGGCGGAAGCGGTGGCCGGATGGTGCTGGAAGCATTCCAGATAAACCTGTCGACTGGTGCGCGACTCACCGCCAATGGCGGTGGGGGTGGCCAGGGTGGCGGTGCCGGCTCCGGATCTGCGAGCAACGGAGCGAACGGCACGAGTGGCAGCGAGACCAGCGGAAGCAGCGCTAGCGGCGGCACCGGGGGCAGCACTTCAGGTGGTGCGGGTGGCTCGGGTGGTACATCGAGCAATCCCACCTCGGGTGAGAACGGAACCGCAATCATCTTGGCAGAAGGAGCTGGCGGTGGTGGCGGTGGTGCCGCAGGCTCCATCTATCTGCGCAGCATCCGGTCATGCGCCGTAAATGCCGCCGCCGTCGTCAGCCCCCCGGCCACGGGTGGCTGCACTCTCCCCTGACCCGCCTGGGTAGCAGCCGAGCCAGCAGTCCCTGATGTGAAGTTTCACACACTCGATGTGAAACTGTGTAATATCTGTTTCGCCTGTCGCACGACGCGCGGGCGAAACACATCCAGGGGGATTCACATCATGAATCGCAAGCATGTGCTGCGTTGCAGCGCGGTGGTGGGCTTTGGCTTTTTCGCGCTGGCGGGCTGTGGGGGCCCGGACGCGGTGATCCAGGAGCCGGAGCTCGGCAACGTCGAGCAGGGCATCAACGTCGCCACCAACGGCAGCTTCGAGAGCAACGCCATTGCCTCCAACTACGTGGTCCTCAGCGCGGGCAGCACCGCGCTGCCGGGCTGGACCATCACCTCCGGCATCAAGGTGATGCGCAGCCCGTACAAGACGGCGCAGAACGGGTCGCAGTCCATCGACCTCAACGGCCTGGGCGCGGGCTCGCTGTACCAGGACGTCCCCACCGTCGTCGGCGCCGGCTACACGGTGACCTTCTACCTGTCCAACAGCCCCGCCTGCGCCACCGTGTCCCGGTCCGCCACCATCAACTACGGCCCGTCCAGCGCCAGCTTCTCCAACGCGTCCGCGTCGTGGAGCCTGCGCACCTACGTGTTCAACGCCACCAGCACCACGTCCCGCATCCAGCTCACCAGCACCTCCGGCGGCGTCGGCTGTGGCCTCGCCATCGACAACCTCCAGGTGAACGGGCCGTGATGCACCGCGTCCGCTGATCCAGCGGATCATCCCTGTAGCCCTCCGGGCCGCCGCTCCGCTTCTGTGGAGCGGCGGCCTTTTTCCGCTGTAGCGCCCTGTAGCGTCCTTCGTGGGACGTCCGCTGGAGAACCCGGGGGGTAGACGGTTCGGGCCCGACGACACAGATCGCCGATGCCTTGGATCATCCCCCGCCCCCATCCCACATCCTGCGCTCGTGGAGAGCCCGGCTTGCTGCCGGCTCCGTGCGATCAACGCGGGATCAGCGGACCGGGAGACGACCCACGGCATCGGGCGGCGACGTGCGCCCGTAACGGGCACCAGGACACAGGGCCGGACGCTTCACCGCGTCCGGCTGGGAGGCGTGGACGTGGCGGGTCTGGACTGGGTGCAGGTGGACGTGGGCTTCCCCATGAGCCTCGCGGTGATCGGCGCCGCGCGTTCGCTGGGCATGGAGCGCCGCGCGTTCCTGGGCGCCATGGTGGAGCTGCAGATCTGGGCCGTGCAGGCCCTGCCCGAAGGCCGCTTCGTGTCCTTCGGACCGTCCGCGGATGCGTCCGGCGGACAGGCGTGGGACGCGTCCGCGGACGAAGCCGTCTGGATTGAAGCGCTGGAGTCCGCCGTCCGCTGGACGGGCACCCCCGGCGCCTTCTGGTCCGCCCTGCTCCGCGCCCGCCTCCTGATCCGTGAAGAGGACGGCGTGCGCCTCACCCTGTGCGACCGCTACGTCGGAGTGCTCGACAAACGGAAGAAGGAGGCCGAGCGCAAGCGACGGGAACGGGCGGCCGCCAGGGGCATCGACGTGTCCGCCGGACGTCCTCGGGACACGTCCGGGACGTCCTCGCCCAGAAACAGAAGGGAGAAGGAGAAAAAGAGATCTTCATCTGCTGCTGCCGGCCTGGATGAACTGGAAACCCACCGGGACACCGCCGCCACGCTCCCGGCCCATCTGGCCCCCGTGGCGCTGCTCCCGGTCGAGGACGCACCCACCCCGGACGCGGAGCAGGATCCCATCCAGCTCTCCCTCCCCGGCACGCACCTGGTCCCGGCCACCCCGCCCCGCGAGGACGCCCCCGCGCCGTCCCCGGACGCGGTCCGTCCCCTGCCCGGCCCCACGCTGACCGCGCGCGCCACGGCCTTCTTCGAATCCTTCCAGGACGCCAGAACGCGGGCCTTCCGGGGCGTTCCCCGGGAGAAGCCGCCCACCGGCTGGACGGAGTGGTACGCCCAGGCG comes from Corallococcus macrosporus and encodes:
- a CDS encoding DUF642 domain-containing protein — translated: MNRKHVLRCSAVVGFGFFALAGCGGPDAVIQEPELGNVEQGINVATNGSFESNAIASNYVVLSAGSTALPGWTITSGIKVMRSPYKTAQNGSQSIDLNGLGAGSLYQDVPTVVGAGYTVTFYLSNSPACATVSRSATINYGPSSASFSNASASWSLRTYVFNATSTTSRIQLTSTSGGVGCGLAIDNLQVNGP
- a CDS encoding putative metal-binding motif-containing protein, which encodes MYRLCLLGCVLLLAACGEKAPDEGAIRVAVTYGSFKPACLRVEAKDANGHSERTDILSSQFKNADKREVLVAVRRKADWDTALNVTVSSYAAASGNGCDGPFVERHESSGPLPIVAKKFTNFEVLLKASDVDGDGHLAGAMWDEPEDCDDSKPDVHPGAVESCGATVDINCNKLVGCQEAGCGGKSCDDSSACTTGDHCEGSGLDAKCMPGQTKTCTQPTGICDAPQACNPNTGACEAQAVPTGKSCDDGNNCTDMDACGADGKCAGTARTCVSNGQCVQNQGTCNPITGACVFTPLPNTTSCQDPLTCTTSDRCDGSGNCVGTPGTCAPPPCYRVKQQCTASTECEYEVDLNAACSTSGGVPGVCSATAECSPFPYRPSNFDPNAVVAADIGELKTSANVTFNTADQTWSPSSAVTTLASLHVMTITQGAGNPPALLIPVKALELNGSLTITGPLPVILAVYGAATVDQSILATGSILNPNLACGASQGTAGTFGGDTGGGGGGGGNTTAGGNGGKGYDNDQPQGGAGVLRPSGLEPLLGGCPGGNGGSGGPSSAGGKGGAGGGAIQLSVARTLTISKMVSASGNGGEGGKAGGGKGAGGGGGGSGGRIVLEALQLSLTSAARITANGGAGGEGGSSANNAGENGSSGSQDTSIPASGGSGGAVTGGDGGDGGTGTVGPGKGISGSRDGFSGTEGGGGGGGGSVGSIHLRSVQSCTLPVGHVISPPATGGCVAP
- a CDS encoding putative metal-binding motif-containing protein, with the protein product MRLICLLTCVVLLSACRMKDPAEGVLRLTVKYPSYTPQCLRVEVGDGHNQVGTDLPSSQAKDPDAKEVQVAMVRKPGWGNRLNVKVTSFAAFSGIQCAGSVVEAHEDRALDAPPGKSIDWTVTLQGQQAADADGDGFVPGMPGVESPDCDDTRADVHPGAEEKCDTAVDFDCDGRKACADPDCSDKTCTDGDLCTQGKRCVGVGVMAECGGGEPKCKQTGGPCQSAVRCEASTGECIDETVDEGTACDPGDKCVNNGRCTADKRCVGDVKTCNTPLDAQCQESTGTCNSTNGLCAYAPKPVTTSCVDGNVCNDSGFCNGSGACNGTPTPCPPKECNSVAGCTRNASCIYAPDTAQLNLPCSEDNSGAPRVCRADGQCVAFPYTPANFDPNAIPGGQIGELRTTGAVVFDTDTRTWTPSAAGPNVENLTIRTVTQAGGAPEALLIPVRALVLGGELRIVGSRPVILAVYGDVALNHDILASGRIVNGAPVPGAGGTQQCGTSTGKNGTFSGGEGGGGGGAGGATAGAIGGRGYDNGATQGDAGAQQASVITPLLGGCAGGSGAGMGGTSGGLGGAGGGALQLSVARTLTLGKALSVSGSGGLGGQATVSPAQAAGGGGGGSGGRMVLEAFQINLSTGARLTANGGGGGQGGGAGSGSASNGANGTSGSETSGSSASGGTGGSTSGGAGGSGGTSSNPTSGENGTAIILAEGAGGGGGGAAGSIYLRSIRSCAVNAAAVVSPPATGGCTLP